Below is a genomic region from Pseudomonas sp. JQ170C.
CCACATGCGTTATCCGACCCTGAACTTCGCCCTGGGCGAAACCATCGACATGCTTCGCGACCAGGTGCAGTCTTTTGTCGCCGACGAACTGGCACCTCGCGCTGCACAGATCGACCAGGACAACCTGTTCCCCGCCGACATGTGGCGCAAGTTCGGTGACATGGGCCTGCTGGGCATCACCGTCTCCGAAGAATACGGCGGCGCCGGCCTGGGTTACCTGGCCCACGTGGTGGCCATGGAAGAAATCAGCCGCGGTTCGGCCTCGGTCGCCCTCTCCTACGGCGCCCACTCCAACCTCTGCGTCAACCAGATCAATCGCAACGGCAACGCCGAGCAAAAAGCCAAGTACCTGCCCAAGCTGGTCAGCGGCGAGCACATCGGCGCCCTGGCCATGAGCGAGCCCAATGCCGGCTCCGACGTGGTGTCGATGAAGCTGCGCGCCGAAGCACGCGGCGACCATTTCGTCCTCAACGGCAGCAAGACCTGGATCACCAACGGCCCCGACGCCAACACCTATGTGATCTACGCCAAGACCGACCTGGACAAGGGCCCCCACGGCATCACCGCCTTTATTGTCGAGCGTGACTTCAAGGGCTTCAGCCGCAGCAACAAGTTCGACAAGCTGGGCATGCGCGGCTCCAACACCTGCGAGCTGTTCTTCGACAACGTCGAAGTACCCAAGGAAAACATCCTCGGTGCCCTCAACGGCGGCGTGAAAGTGCTGATGAGCGGCCTGGATTACGAGCGCGTGGTGCTCTCCGGCGGCCCGACCGGCATCATGCAGGCCTGCATGGACCTGGTAGTGCCCTACATCCACGACCGCAAGCAGTTCGGCCAGAGCATCGGTGAGTTCCAGCTGATCCAGGGCAAGATCGCCGACATGTACACCCAGCTCAACGCCAGCCGGGCCTACCTGTATGCCGTGGCCCAGGCCTGCGACCGCAGCGAGACCACCCGCAAGGACGCCGCCGGAGTGATCCTCTACACCGCCGAGCGTGCTACCCAGATGGCCCTGGAAGCCATCCAGATCCTCGGGGGCAACGGCTACATCAACGAGTTCCCGGCCGGTCGCCTGCTGCGCGACGCCAAGCTCTATGAAATCGGCGCCGGCACCAGCGAGATTCGCCGGATGCTGATCGGGCGCGAGCTGTTCAACGAGACTCGCTAAGCGACTCAGCGGTTAGCTTCAAGCGACAAGCTGCACGAATAAGCAGTTGTAGCGCCGATCAACTCTTGCAGCTTCAAGCGTGCCGCTTGAAGCTGCGCCAGGAGCCCCGATGATTCTGAAATCCCAATTGAACCCCCGCTCTCCCGAGTTCGCGCACAACAGCGCGACCATGTTCGAGCACGTCCAGGGCCTGCGCACACTGCTGGCCAAGGTCCACCAGGGCGGCGGCCACAAGGCCCAGGAACGACACACCTCGCGGGGCAAACTGCTGCCGCGCGATCGCATCGACCGCCTGCTCGACGCCGGTTCGCCATTCCTGGAAATCGGCCAACTGGCCGCCCATGAGGTGTACGGCGAAGACGTGCCGGCCGCGGGCGTGATTGCCGGCATCGGCCGGATCGAAGGCGTCGAGTGCATGATCGTGGCCAACGACGCCACGGTCAAAGGCGGTTCCTATTACCCGCTGACGGTCAAAAAGCACCTGCGTGCCCAGGCCATCGCCTTGCAGAACCGCCTGCCCTGCCTGTACCTGGTGGACTCCGGCGGTGCCAACCTGCCACGCCAGGACGAAGTGTTTCCGGACCGCGAGCACTTCGGACGGATCTTCTTCAACCAGGCCAACATGAGCGCCCTGGGTATTCCGCAGATCGCCGTGGTCATGGGCTCATGCACCGCCGGCGGCGCTTATGTGCCGGCCATGGCCGACGAAGCGATCATGGTGCGCCAGCAGGCAACCATCTTTTTGGCCGGCCCGCCGCTGGTCAAGGCGGCCACCGGTGAGGTGGTCAGCGCCGAGGACCTGGGCGGTGCCGATGTGCACTGCAAGACCAGCGGCGTGGCCGACCACTATGCCGACAACGACGAGCACGCCCTGGCCATCGCCCGACGCTGCGTGGCCAACCTCAACTGGCGCAAACTCGGCACCTTGCAGCAACGCGCACCGATCGCACCGCTGTACGACGCCCAGGAGCTGTACGGCGTGGTACCGGCCGATGCCAAGCAGCCTTTCGATGTGCGTGAGGTGATTGCCCGCCTGGTCGACGGTTCGGTGTTCGACGAATTCAAGGCGCTGTTCGGCACCACGCTGGTGTGCGGCTTTGCCCACCTGCACGGCTACCCGATCGCCATCCTGGCCAACAACGGCATCCTGTTTGCCGAGGCCGCGCAAAAAGGCGCGCACTTTATCGAGCTGGCCTGCCAGCGCGGCATTCCGTTGCTGTTCCTGCAGAACATCACCGGCTTCATGGTGGGCCAGAAGTACGAAGCCGGCGGTATCGCCAAGCACGGCGCCAAACTGGTGACCGCCGTGGCCTGCGCCCAGGTACCGAAGTTCACCGTGATCATCGGCGGCAGTTTCGGTGCGGGTAACTACGGCATGTGCGGCCGCGCCTACGACCCGCGGTTCCTGTGGATGTGGCCCAATGCGCGCATCGGCGTCATGGGCGCCGAACAGGCCGCCGGCGTGCTGGCCCAGGTCAAGCGCGAGCAGAGCGAGCGCAGCGGCCATCCGTTCAGTGCCGAGGACGAGGCACGGCTCAAGCAGCCGATCCTCGACCAGTACGAGCACCAGGGCCACCCGTACTACTCCAGCGCCCGCCTGTGGGACGACGGTGTCATCGACCCGGCACAAACCCGCGATGTACTGGGCCTGGCGTTGTCCGCCGCCCTCAACGCACCGATCGAACAAAGCCGTTTCGGCATTTTCCGGATGTGAGCATGAGCGACTTCACTACCCTTGAACTGATCAAGGACTCCCGTGGTTTCGCCACCCTGTGGCTAAGCCGGGAAGACAAGAACAACGCCTTCAACGCCCAGATGATCCGCGAACTGATCCTGGCCATCGACCAGATCGCCGCGGACACCAGCCTGCGCTTCGTCCTGCTGCGTGGCCGTGGCCGGCATTTCAGCGCAGGCGCCGACCTTGCCTGGATGCAGCAATCGGCAGCGCTGGACTACAACACCAACCTGGACGATGCCCGCGAGCTGGCAGAGCTGATGTACAACCTGGCCAAGCTCAAGGTCCCGACTCTGGCCGTGGTCCAGGGCGCAGCCTTCGGTGGCGCGCTGGGCCTGATCAGTTGCTGCGACATGGCCATCGGCACCCGTGAGGCGCAACTGTGCCTGTCGGAAGTGCGCATCGGCCTGGCGCCTGCGGTGATCAGCCCGTTCGTGGTACAGGCCATGGGCGAGCGCGCCGCACGTCGCTACGCCCTGACCGCCGAGCGCTTCAGTGGCGAGCGCGCCCGTGAACTGGGCTTGCTGGCCGAGGCCTACCCGGCCACCGAGCTTGAGCAGCAGGTCGAACTGTGGATCGACAATCTGCTGCTCAACAGCCCCCAGGCCATGCGCGCCAGCAAAGAGTTGCTGCGCGAAGTGGGTCACGGTGAGCTGACCCCTGCCCTGCGCCGCTACTGCGAGAACGCCATCGCCCGCATCCGGGTCAGCCCCGAAGGCCAGGAAGGCTTGCGCGCCTTCCTGGAAAAACGCACACCCGCCTGGCAGGGCGAACCGTCGAACAAGGAGCCGCGCCCATGACCCGCACGCCATTGACTACCTTGCTGGTTGCCAACCGCGGCGAGATCGCCTGCCGGGTGATGCGCACCGCCAAGGCCCTGGGCTTGACCACCGTGGCCGTACACAGCGCCATCGACCGCGAGGCGCGTCACAGCCGAGAAGCCGATATCCGTGTTGACCTGGGCGGCGCCAAGGCCGCCGAGAGCTACCTGGACATCGACAAACTGCTGGCCGCAGCCAAGGCCAGCGGCGCCCAGGCGATTCACCCGGGTTATGGCTTTCTGTCGGAGAACGCAGGCTTTGCCCGTGCCATCGAAGCCGCCGGGCTGATCTTCCTCGGCCCACCGGCCAGCGCCATCGACGCGATGGGCAGCAAGTCCGCCGCCAAGGCGCTGATGGAGCAAGCCGGCGTGCCCCTGGTGCCGGGCTACCACGGCGAAGCCCAGGACCTGGAAACCTTCCGCGCCGCCGCCGAGACCATCGGCTACCCGGTGCTGCTCAAGGCCACCGCAGGCGGTGGCGGCAAAGGCATGAAGGTCGTCGAAAGCGAAAGCCAACTGGCCGAAGCCCTGGCGTCGGCCCAGCGTGAAGCCCAGTCGTCGTTTGGCGATGCGCGCATGCTGGTGGAAAAGTATGTACTCAAGCCGCGTCACGTAGAGATTCAGGTGTTCGCCGACCAGCACGGCAACTGCCTGTACCTCAATGAGCGCGACTGCTCGATCCAGCGCCGCCACCAGAAAGTCGTCGAGGAAGCCCCAGCCCCCGGCCTGAGCCCAGCCCAGCGCCAGGCCATGGGCGAAGCGGCGGTCAAGGCAGCGCAGGCCATTGGTTATGTCGGCGCCGGTACCGTCGAATTCCTGCTCGATGCCCGCGGCGAATTCTTCTTCATGGAGATGAACACCCGCTTGCAGGTAGAACACCCGGTGACCGAAGCCATTACCGGCCTGGACCTGGTGGCCTGGCAGATCCGTGTCGCCTGTGGCGAACCGCTGCCGATCACCCAGGAGCAGGTGCCGCTCAACGGTCACGCCATCGAAGTGCGCCTGTACGCCGAAGACCCCGCCAACGACTTCCTCCCGGCTACCGGGCAACTGGCGCTGTACCGCGAATCGGCGCCGGGTAAAGGGCGTCGGGTCGACAGTGGCGTCAGTGAAGGCGACAGCATCTCGCCGTTCTACGACCCGATGCTGGGCAAGCTGATCGCCTGGGGCCAGACCCGTGAACAGGCACGCCTGCGGTTGCTGGCGATGCTCGATGAGTTCGCCATTGGCGGGCTGAAAACCAACATCGCGTTCCTGCGGCGCATCCTCGCCCACCCGGCGTTTGCCGAGGCCGAGCTTGATACCGGTTTCATCCCGCGCTATCAGGAGCAGTTGCTGCCAGCGCCCCAGCCCCTGCCCGCCACGTTTTGGCAGGCAGCGGCTGAAGCCTTCATCCAGAGCCAACCGGTGCAACACCGTGACGATGATCGCCACTCGCCCTGGGCGGCCAATGCGGGCTTGCGCCTGGGCGTACCGGCGCATATCAGCCTGCACTTGAACTGCAATGGCCAGGACCAGGCCGTGGCGCTCACCCATGCGGCTGCGCCGACGCTGACGCTGGACGGCGATGAACTGATGATCGAGCACGATGGCCTGCGCCGTCGGCACCTGGCGATCCGTCGCGGCAACACCCTTTACCTGCAATGGGACGGCGAGCTGCACGCGGTGACCCCGTTCGACCCGATTGCCGAGGCCGATGCCAGCCACAGCCACCAGGGCGGCCTGAGTGCGCCCATGAACGGCAGTATCGTGCGGGTGTTGGTCGAGGTGGGGCAGACGGTTGAAGCCGGTACTCAGTTGGTGGTGCTGGAAGCCATGAAAATGGAACACAGCATTCGCGCAGCGCACGCCGGGACGGTCAAGGCGCTGTTTTGCCAGGAAGGCGAGATGGTCAGCGAAGGGGCTGTACTGGTAGAGCTGCAAGAAGACTGAAAACACATCGGGGGGCAGGCTCGCGTCTACAGGTTCTGTGTGTACCTGTAGACGCGGGCTTGCCCCCCGATGCTTTTAGAACCTTACAAACGCCTGTACCACCACACCCAGCACTTCACACTGCTGCGTGAACACCGCCTTGGGGTACGTCGGATTCAGTGGCTTGAGGTAGCGCTGGCCACCCTCCTCGATCAGTTGGCGGAAAATCAGGCCCGTGCGGTCGGGCACGCGGGCGATCACCAGCTTGCCCGGTGCAACGCTCACGCCTGTATCCACCAGGATCAGCATGCCCTCCGGCACGCTCAAGCCCATCGGCGCGGTCATTGCGTCGCCTTCTACCGGCAGCCAGAACGCACGGCCCAACGCGACATGGTCCGAGGACTGGCGTACGCAGGGTTCAGTGGGCTCGATCGTTTCCAGGCCGTCCCAGGCCAGGATCGGGTAGCGAAAATACAGATCGTGCTTCTGGTGCGCCGGGTCCAGGGATGCCGCCGCCGTGCCGGGCGCTCCATAGGTGCCGCTGGTTTCCGAGGTGTGCGGGGGAAACACCATCTGCAGAGGCGGCAAGCCGACCTCGATCAGAATCTGGTTCAACACCCTGAGCCTGGGCTCGCGCTCTTCGCGCAACCAATGCCCGACTGCACCCTGGGTGACCCCGATGCGTTCGGCGAGATTCTCCTGCGTGACTTTGAGTTCACGCATTCTGGCCTTGACCAGATCAGTCCAATTATCCATCGCTGGCACGATACGGACTGCTCCATGACGCTCAATACACAAATTGTAGTATTTAAAAAGCAGTCACAACTACATTGCGTATTATTATGCGGACCTACCTTAGAACGCTTACCCCTATGGCAGGTAGCCGAATGAAGCAGACATTTCCTGAAATGGATCTCAACCTGGATAACGAAGCGCTGAGTACCAGCGACGCTGCCCGCAAAGCGCTGGATTTCTACCTCAATCCAGCCCCGGTGTTGCCGTCGGTGGAGGAACCCTGGGTGGTCCCGCGAGAAAACCTCAGCGGTCCTGAGGCTGCCGAACGTGCCGTGCAGTTGCTGCTGTGTGCCGAAGCCACCGCCTGCGAGTCGGCCAACGGGTTACAGGGACGGCCGCGGCAACTGGCCTTGACCGTGGTGCACATGGTCCGTCTGGCCCAGACCATGGTCGAGCACATACCTGCCGAGCAGCGCGCTAAAGGGACAGAGGGTTAACGTGGGGAGTCGCAGCATGGCGGCGCTGGCGCCGTTCATTCAAGGAGGGAGCGCATTCGGTAAAGTTTTTTTACGGAATGACGGAGAATTCATTTGACTTGCAAATGATAACGATTATTATTGCTCGCAACTGGTCGCGAGACTGGTTGGATAAACTGAAAGCCCTTAGGTCGGACTCTCAGATTATCTCCTCATCAGGCTAATCACGGTTTTTGACCCGGCTTTTTGCCGGGTCTTTTTTTTTGGCTCTTCAGGCTAATGAAGGCGGGTGTTGCTTGAATGGCCGCGATGATAGCAAATGAATGTCGTACCGTGAAGGATGTAACGGCGCTTTGCAGAATTAGCACTTGAGAATCAATCTCGTTAAGACTAAGCTGATGCAGCGTCACGGAGGACGCCCCCTCCCCCCATCCGAGCAAGGAGCTTGTACATGACCCGTCTGCTGCTGCCCCTTGAGCATCACCCCGAGTCCCAGGACCTTGCGGACGACACCCTGCTGCAACACCTGAAGAAGCTGCCGCGTCGCGTCCAGCAAGTCTTCCTCCTGAGCCGTCTCGATCAACTGAGCTTTGCCAGCATCGCCGAGCGCCTGGGCCTGCCCGCACTGACTGTCGAACGCCACATGAACCAGGCCCTGCAAAGCGTACGCCCGCAAGGTGACGTCATCGCGAGCATGGCCGGCCAATGGTATGTGCGCTTGCAGAGCCCGCAGGTGACGGCCAGCGAGCGCATCGACTTTCGCCGCTGGCTGGACACCGCCCCCGAACATCGCGAAGCCTTCCACGCCACCGAACTGCGCTGGCGCACCTTGCTCGCCCCGGCGCAGCGGCTGGGCCACGACGCCTGGTACCGCGAGCCGCGCGCGGCCTTGTCGGTGGGCGGTTGCTCGGTGGCCATCGGCCTGGGCCTGGCAGCATTGGCAGCGATTGGTTTCTGGTCCTGATCCAGGCGTGTAGAGTGGGTGCCACAACAACTCTACAGGTGCCTGGTGATGACTGTGACGCTGCCCCCTCTGCATATCGACTGCGATTTCGATTCCGGCAATATCCTGATCAACGATGCCAGTGACCCGCGCCTGACCCGCCTGGCTATCCGGCCCGACACCCACAGCGGTCACTTCCAGTGGTTCCATTTCAAGGCCAACGGCCTGACCCCAGGCCAGCAGCACGGTTTTGTCCTGGAGAACGCCGGCCAGTCTTCCTATAACGGGGCCTGGACGGGCTACCAGGCCGTGGCGTCCTACGATCAGCAGCAGTGGTTCCGCGTCCCTACCCGCTTTGACGGCAAGGCCTTGACCTTTGAACTGGCCGCCGAGCAGCCACAGGCCTGGTTTGCCTATTTCGAGCCCTACCCCCGTGCCCGCCATAACCAATTGATCGAACGCGCCCGGCAGTTGCCGGGTGTCGAGCTACTGGCCACCGGCCGCAGCGTTGAAGGCCGTGATATTCCCTTGCTGCGCGCAGGCGACGGAGCCCCCGGCAAGCGCAAGCTGTGGCTGATTGCCCAGCAGCACCCAGGCGAGCACATGGCCGAATGGTTCATGGAAGGCGTGATCGATCGCTTGCAGCAGAACGATCCGACCGTGCAGGCGTTGCTCCAGCGAGCCGACCTCTACCTGATCCCCAACATGAACCCCGACGGCGCCTTCCATGGCCACCTGCGCACCAACTTTGCCGGCCAGGACCTCAACCGCGCCTGGCAGAACGCAAGTATCGACAAGAGCCCGGAAGTGTTCTTTGCCCAGTCGCAAATGAAGCAGCACGGCGTCGATCTGTTCCTGGACGTGCATGGCGACGAAGAAATCCCGCATGTGTTCACCGCCGGCTGCGAAGGTAACCCTGGCTTCACCCCGCGCCTGGCTGAACTGGAGAAAGCCTTCCGCGACAACCTGTGCAAGCGCACGGTCGATTTCCAGCAGGTACACGGCTATCCGCGTTCGGCCCCGGGCCAGGCCAACCTGACCCTGGGTGCCAACAGCGTCGGCCAGGCCTATGACTGCTTGTCGCTGACCCTGGAGATGCCCTTCAAGGACCACGACGACGCCCCCAACCCGCAAACCGGCTGGAATGGCCGACGCTCCAAGGACCTGGCTGACGCCGTGCTGGATGTCCTTGGGCAGATGGTCGACACCCTGCGCTGAGGTGCGTCGACCCTCTGGTTTGCTTTACGCCTGACCGTGAGCCTTGTGCTTGAGTTTCTCGGTGTCGACCCGCACGAACACCGAGTCAGCCGTCACGGTCAGCACGTCATCCGCCCAGACCTCACAAATCACCCGGCTCTTGCGCCCTACCTCACCTTCGACCCGTGCCTTGAGCAGCAGCTCGACGCCCATGGGAGTTGGCTTGAGGTAGCTCAGGTTCAATTGTCCGGTCACGCAGTCCAGACGCGGCAGGGTGCCGGGCTCGCGGCCTTCGGCGCGGTAGTGGTAGGCCATGGCCGTCCAGTTGGAATGGCAGTCGACCAGCATCGCCAGCAGGCCGCCGTACACCAGCCCCGGCCAGCCCAGAAAGGTGCTGTCGGGCGAATGGCGGCAGATCAGGTGAATACCGTCCTCGTCCCAATGGCTTTTCACGTGCAGACCACTGGGGTGGGAACAGCCGCAGCCATAGCAGACGCCTTCGGGGGCGGCCAGTTCCTGGAGGGATAGCAAGTGGTTACTCATAAGCTTCCTGATTGTCTGTTTTAGAGGGAAAGCGAGGGCTGATAGTAACGCCGTGTAACGCAAAAGCCCATGAACAGGTCATGGGCTTTTTTACGTTGCAAAGGTGCGGGCTAGGCGCCTTTGCCCGACACCGCCGGCTGGCCTGCCAGGGCGCTGGCGCCCGCTTTGCGCCGGGTCAGCGAGATCAGCAGGATGGCCAGGGTGACGCCTGCGGTCATCAGGGTCTCATAGCGGTAGGCCGGGCTGATCAGCATGTAGCCCAGCACCGTGACGATCAGGCCGATCACCAGCCACGTCAGCCACGGGAACAGCCACATCTTGAACGCAAGCTCAGTGCCCGCACGGTCGGTGATGGCCCGCATGCGCAATTGCGAAACCGCGATCACCAGGTACACCAGCAAGGCGATGGCCCCGGTGGTCGAGAGCAGGAAACCGAACACCTTGCCGGGGAACACATAGTTGACCAGGCAACCGGCAAAGCCGGCGAAGGTCGAGAGGATCACCGCCACGGTGGGGACGCCGTTGCCGGAAATGCGCTTGGTCATCTTCAGCGCCTCGCCGCGCGAACCCAGCGAGTAAAGCATCCGCGAGGCGGTGTAGAGCCCCGAGTTCATGCAGCTGGTCACCGCCACCAGCACCACCAGGTCAACCAGCAACTTGGCGCCGGGTACATTCAACACCTCCAGCACGCGCTGGAACGAGCCCACGGACTTGAGCCCCGGATCGTTCCAGGCCACCAGCGAGACAATGAAGAAGATCGAAACGATGTAGAAGATCGCGATGCGGTAGACCACCAGGTTGGTGGCCTTGCGGATCTTCTCTTTGGGGTTGGCGGTTTCGTCGGCCGCAATGGTGACGATCTCGGCGCCGAAGAACGAGAAAATGGTCACCAGCACACCGCCCAGCACCGCGCCGAAGCCATTGGGCATGAAGCCGCCGTTGGCCCATAGCTGACTGACCCCGGAGGTCTGCTGCGCCAGTGGCCACACGCCAAACACCGCCAGGGTGCAGACACCGATGAAGGCCAGGATCGCCACCACCTTGATCAGGGCGAACCAGTACTCGAATTCACCGAAGTTCTTCACGCTGATCAGGTTGGTGCACGACAGCACGATCATGATCAGAAAGGCGAACAGCCAGGACGGCACGCCGGGGAAATACGCATGGAGGATGTCGGCGCCGGCAATGGCTTCGACCGGGATGATCAACACCCAGAACCACCAGTACAGCCAACCGATGGTAAAGCCGGCCCAGGGGCCGATGGCCTGGCTTGCATAGGTAGAGAACGAGCCGCTGTTGGGGTTGGCAATGGCCATTTCCCCCAGCATGCGCATCACCAGCAGCACCAGCAGGCCGGTCATGGCGTAGGAAATCAGGATGGCCGGCCCCGCCGTGGCAATGGCGGTGGAAGAGCCGATGAACAAGCCGGCGCCGATGATGCCGGCGATGGAAATCATCGACACCTGGCGCGATGTCAGTCCGTGTTGCAGCGAACGCTGTTTCTTTTGTTCTAGCGAAGCCATGTTCAACCCTCAACTGGGTATGCCGCCGCGCCTTAGCGCAACCGACAGGGATAGAGCAGAAGTTTTTTATAGGAATGGTGACGCTTGTTGTTGTCTGCGGCCCGTCCCAAGCCGAATTAAAGTCGCCCTCTGAATAATCAAACAATGAACTTTCGAGCAGGAAAATACGGCCAGTTAGTTGCTCTGACTTCGGTGTTTTGCCTACTGTGAATTTCAGTTGAAATCCTTGATGCGGGTCAGTATTAATCTAGAGGACCGACTGTCACAAACGACCTTTTAGAAACACATGATTCCATTACGGAATGACCTCACGCCTTTTTCGCCGGATTGACCGCCCATGTCCAAACGCCTGATGCCCTCGACCACCGCGCTGCAGTGCTTTGAAGCTGCCGCCCGGCACCTGAGCTTCACCCGCGCCGCCCAAAAGCTGCACCTGACCCAGAGCGCGGTGAGCAAGCAGGTCGCCCAGCTCGAAGACATGCTCAGCCATCCCTTGTTCCAGCGCATTCGCCGACGCCTGCACCTGACCCCGGCCGGCGCCCTGTACCTGACCGAGGTGAACAAGATCCTGGTCCAGCTGGATATGTCCAGCCGCTACATCCTGAGCTATGGCGGCGAGACTGAAGTGCTGCGCATTGCCACCCAGCCGACCTTCGGCGAGCGTTGGCTGGTGCCCAACCTCAAGGGCTTTGGTGAGCGCTACCCGCGCATTCACCTGGACGTACGCAACGCCCTGGAACCCTTTGATCTGGTCCAGGCCAAGGCCGATATTGCCTTCTTTTTCGGCCAGGGCACCTGGCCAGGGGCAACCTGCATCGAACTGTTCAATGAGCAGGTGGTGCCGGTGTGCGCACCCGCGCTGCTGGCCCGTCATGCCTTCGCCAGCGCCGGTGCCCTTACCGAGCACCGCCTGCTGCAATGCACCTCAAGGCCCGAAGCCTGGCACGAATGGTTCCAGGGCCAGGGCCTGCACAGCGAAAACAGCTACCACGGCCCGCGCTTCGACACCTTTTCCATGTGCATCCGGGCCGCCCAGGCCGGCTGCGGTATCGCGCTGATCCCCCAATACCTGGTGGCCGAGGAGCTGCAGGAGGGCAAATTGGTGATCGCCTGGGCACACGCCAAGCCCAGCGAAGGCTCGCACTTCATTGCCCATGCCGAGCACGCCGCCGAAGTGCCCAAGGTCCGCGCGTTTGTGCAATGGATCACTGAGCGCGTAGGGCTTGAGGCGCAACATTCATAATTGGCGGAATGATTGCAATCCTTTAATTCGTTTGCGCTCAGCTCGCCAGTCTCGCTTATATACCGGCAAAACTAATCAGAGGCCGCGTGCACATGAGCCACGAAACAATCAGCCAGTCCATTTCCGTAGTTCATCCCATTACACTCTCGCACGGTAAAAACGCGGAAGTCTGGGACACCCGTGGCAAACGTTATATTGATTTTGTCGGTGGCATCGGCGTGTTGAACCTGGGCCATTGCAACCCGGGTATTGTCGCGGCCATCCAGCATCAGGCC
It encodes:
- a CDS encoding LysR substrate-binding domain-containing protein, yielding MSKRLMPSTTALQCFEAAARHLSFTRAAQKLHLTQSAVSKQVAQLEDMLSHPLFQRIRRRLHLTPAGALYLTEVNKILVQLDMSSRYILSYGGETEVLRIATQPTFGERWLVPNLKGFGERYPRIHLDVRNALEPFDLVQAKADIAFFFGQGTWPGATCIELFNEQVVPVCAPALLARHAFASAGALTEHRLLQCTSRPEAWHEWFQGQGLHSENSYHGPRFDTFSMCIRAAQAGCGIALIPQYLVAEELQEGKLVIAWAHAKPSEGSHFIAHAEHAAEVPKVRAFVQWITERVGLEAQHS
- a CDS encoding amino acid permease; its protein translation is MASLEQKKQRSLQHGLTSRQVSMISIAGIIGAGLFIGSSTAIATAGPAILISYAMTGLLVLLVMRMLGEMAIANPNSGSFSTYASQAIGPWAGFTIGWLYWWFWVLIIPVEAIAGADILHAYFPGVPSWLFAFLIMIVLSCTNLISVKNFGEFEYWFALIKVVAILAFIGVCTLAVFGVWPLAQQTSGVSQLWANGGFMPNGFGAVLGGVLVTIFSFFGAEIVTIAADETANPKEKIRKATNLVVYRIAIFYIVSIFFIVSLVAWNDPGLKSVGSFQRVLEVLNVPGAKLLVDLVVLVAVTSCMNSGLYTASRMLYSLGSRGEALKMTKRISGNGVPTVAVILSTFAGFAGCLVNYVFPGKVFGFLLSTTGAIALLVYLVIAVSQLRMRAITDRAGTELAFKMWLFPWLTWLVIGLIVTVLGYMLISPAYRYETLMTAGVTLAILLISLTRRKAGASALAGQPAVSGKGA